One window from the genome of Mumia sp. ZJ1417 encodes:
- a CDS encoding sigma-70 family RNA polymerase sigma factor, translated as MEGTSQSDETHRDDHEDDLASARAGDEDAFARLVTPYRRELRLHCYRMLGSTADAADAEQETLVRAWQGLARFDGRHLRAWLYRIATNRCLTLSERRGRRELPVALGAGATEVAWLEPLPGSWLEASPEDQTVDRETVRLAFVAALQHLPASQRAVLLLREVLAFRAAEVAGILDLTVAAVNSLLQRARAAVADGLPPAPASYDGGLDALADRYARAWEAGDVDQIVALLADDVRYSMPPLPRWYAGLADVTAFLRSGPVRESWRFLPTTANGQLAFGTYMRDAERGEFRPGGLDVLTVEDGRVTEVVAFLEADFTAFGLPVSLPVQR; from the coding sequence GTGGAAGGAACCTCGCAGAGCGACGAAACTCATCGCGACGACCACGAGGACGACCTCGCGAGCGCTCGCGCCGGCGACGAGGACGCCTTCGCGCGCCTCGTCACGCCGTACCGCCGCGAGCTGCGCCTCCACTGCTACCGGATGCTCGGCTCGACCGCGGACGCGGCGGACGCGGAGCAGGAGACGCTGGTCCGCGCGTGGCAGGGCCTCGCACGCTTCGACGGCCGGCACCTGCGGGCCTGGCTCTACCGCATCGCCACCAATCGCTGCCTGACGCTGAGCGAACGACGCGGCCGCCGCGAGCTCCCCGTCGCTCTCGGCGCAGGCGCGACCGAGGTCGCGTGGCTCGAGCCGCTGCCCGGAAGCTGGCTCGAGGCATCCCCCGAGGATCAGACGGTCGACCGCGAGACCGTACGCCTTGCGTTCGTCGCCGCGTTGCAGCACCTCCCGGCGTCGCAGCGCGCCGTCCTCCTGCTGCGCGAGGTGCTCGCGTTCCGCGCAGCCGAGGTCGCCGGCATCCTCGACCTCACCGTCGCCGCGGTGAACAGCCTGCTGCAGCGGGCGCGCGCCGCAGTCGCGGACGGGCTGCCACCGGCACCAGCGTCGTACGACGGAGGGCTCGACGCACTGGCCGACCGCTACGCCCGTGCGTGGGAGGCGGGCGACGTCGACCAGATCGTGGCGCTGCTCGCCGACGACGTCCGCTACTCGATGCCGCCGCTCCCCCGTTGGTACGCAGGTCTTGCCGACGTCACCGCGTTCCTGCGCAGCGGCCCGGTGCGGGAGTCCTGGCGGTTCCTGCCGACGACCGCGAACGGGCAGCTCGCGTTCGGGACGTATATGCGCGACGCCGAGCGCGGGGAGTTCCGACCGGGCGGGCTGGACGTCCTCACGGTCGAGGACGGACGAGTCACCGAGGTGGTCGCCTTCCTCGAGGCGGACTTCACCGCGTTCGGGCTGCCGGTGTCGCTCCCCGTGCAGCGGTGA
- a CDS encoding ABC transporter ATP-binding protein gives MNNATPTVTAPPTTTTDAITLDAVTKRYASAAGDVTALQGITHTFAPHTFTAVMGPSGSGKSTLLQCAAGLDQPSSGSVWIGDVELGRLGEVQATELRRRAMGFVFQSYNLLPALTAYDNVALPLRLAGQRPRRDVVLGALATVGLGNHHRRRPAELSGGQQQRVAIARALVARPSVVFADEPTGALDRATSRDVLAQLRAAVDRDGLTIVMVTHDPVAAATADSVLFLQDGRVVGSLTSATATQIAAAMSEMER, from the coding sequence ATGAATAACGCCACTCCCACCGTGACGGCCCCGCCGACGACGACAACCGATGCGATCACCCTCGACGCCGTGACCAAGCGGTACGCCTCTGCGGCTGGCGATGTGACCGCCCTCCAGGGGATCACGCACACGTTCGCTCCGCACACCTTCACCGCGGTGATGGGCCCGTCGGGATCGGGCAAGTCGACCCTGCTCCAGTGCGCGGCGGGACTCGATCAGCCGTCGTCGGGATCGGTGTGGATCGGCGACGTCGAGCTCGGCCGGCTCGGCGAGGTGCAGGCGACCGAGCTGCGGCGACGAGCGATGGGGTTCGTCTTCCAGTCGTACAACCTCCTCCCTGCGCTGACCGCGTACGACAACGTCGCGCTCCCCCTGCGTCTCGCGGGCCAGCGGCCCCGACGCGACGTCGTCCTCGGCGCCCTCGCGACGGTGGGGCTCGGCAACCATCACCGGCGCCGCCCCGCGGAGCTGTCCGGCGGGCAGCAGCAGCGGGTCGCGATCGCGCGCGCCCTCGTCGCGCGACCGTCGGTGGTCTTCGCGGACGAGCCGACAGGCGCGCTCGACCGCGCGACGAGCCGCGACGTCCTGGCGCAGCTGCGCGCCGCCGTCGACCGTGACGGCCTCACGATCGTCATGGTGACCCACGACCCGGTCGCCGCCGCCACCGCGGACTCGGTCCTGTTCCTCCAGGACGGGCGCGTGGTGGGCTCCCTGACCAGCGCGACGGCGACCCAGATCGCTGCCGCGATGAGCGAGATGGAGCGGTGA
- a CDS encoding PIG-L family deacetylase, with the protein MDVQKLRALVIEDDPDAANFARIALERFADMEVAIASDAEEALTVLAVDRFDVIVSDIELPGRSGLDILPQVRMLAPGVPVVILTAHGVVSYAVEALRSDADEFLVKPIAPTDLAARATQLAQEAKLVRSRSRSVVLAVGAHPDDVEIGIGATLAAHAAAGDQLVIMTLSGGAIGGEAAVRHEEALAAAAVVGARLVHLDFQDTYLDPADGVITAIEEVVAEVQPDRVYTHSARDRHQDHRAVHEAVQVAARRVPGLWCYQSPSSTVEFRPNRFIDVEGYVETKLRMLAAYASQRHRDYVQPELVRATARYWSRFSPARDVEPLETVRAAELVAAPEVVATAEADSVREHA; encoded by the coding sequence GTGGACGTCCAGAAGCTCCGGGCATTGGTGATCGAGGACGATCCGGACGCGGCCAACTTCGCCCGGATCGCGCTCGAGCGCTTCGCGGACATGGAGGTCGCCATCGCCTCCGACGCGGAGGAGGCGCTCACGGTCCTCGCCGTCGACCGTTTCGACGTGATCGTGAGCGACATCGAGCTTCCCGGACGTTCGGGGCTGGACATCCTTCCCCAGGTGCGGATGCTCGCCCCCGGTGTCCCGGTCGTGATCCTCACCGCGCACGGGGTCGTCTCGTACGCGGTCGAGGCCCTGCGCAGCGACGCCGACGAGTTCCTGGTCAAGCCGATCGCGCCCACGGACCTCGCGGCCCGGGCGACCCAGCTCGCGCAGGAGGCGAAGCTGGTCCGCTCGCGGTCCCGTTCGGTCGTGCTGGCGGTCGGCGCGCACCCCGACGACGTCGAGATCGGGATCGGCGCGACGCTCGCGGCACACGCGGCCGCTGGCGACCAGCTGGTGATCATGACGCTCTCGGGCGGCGCGATCGGGGGCGAGGCGGCGGTGCGTCACGAGGAGGCGCTCGCCGCGGCCGCGGTCGTCGGCGCACGTCTGGTGCACCTGGACTTCCAGGACACCTATCTCGACCCGGCCGACGGGGTCATCACGGCGATCGAGGAGGTCGTCGCCGAGGTGCAGCCGGACCGCGTCTACACGCACAGCGCGCGAGACCGGCACCAGGACCACCGTGCGGTCCACGAGGCCGTGCAGGTCGCCGCGCGGCGGGTCCCTGGCCTGTGGTGCTACCAGAGCCCGTCGAGCACCGTGGAGTTCCGCCCCAACCGCTTCATCGACGTCGAGGGCTACGTGGAGACCAAACTGAGGATGCTCGCCGCGTACGCGTCGCAACGTCATCGCGACTACGTGCAGCCCGAGCTGGTGAGGGCGACGGCGCGCTACTGGTCGCGCTTCAGCCCGGCGCGTGACGTCGAGCCCCTCGAGACGGTGCGCGCGGCGGAGCTGGTGGCGGCCCCGGAGGTCGTGGCGACGGCGGAGGCCGATTCCGTGAGAGAGCACGCGTGA
- a CDS encoding response regulator transcription factor, with amino-acid sequence MPDRALTIVLAEDSALLREGMVGILERAGHRVIAAVEDGDALVAYVRREPPDVVITDVRMPPDHSDEGLRAAATIRETHPDVALLVLSQYVADAYLPTLLESTDGGGVGYLLKDRVGHVAEFLRDLGTVADGGMVVDPDVVRQLLARRRDDGPLSALTAREREVLSLMAEGRTNGSIAEALFVSEAAVRKHVGSIFAKLDLDPASDRRVSAVLTYLRGTG; translated from the coding sequence GTGCCAGATCGAGCCCTGACGATCGTCCTCGCCGAGGACTCGGCGCTGCTGCGCGAGGGCATGGTCGGCATCCTCGAGCGCGCGGGACACCGCGTGATCGCGGCCGTCGAGGACGGTGACGCGCTCGTCGCGTACGTGCGCCGCGAGCCGCCCGACGTCGTGATCACCGACGTGCGGATGCCGCCGGACCACTCCGACGAGGGGCTGCGTGCGGCGGCGACGATCCGCGAGACCCATCCCGACGTGGCTCTCCTCGTCCTGTCGCAGTACGTCGCGGACGCCTACCTCCCGACGCTTCTCGAGTCCACCGACGGGGGCGGGGTCGGCTATCTCCTCAAGGACCGCGTCGGGCACGTCGCCGAGTTCCTCCGCGACCTCGGGACGGTCGCCGACGGCGGGATGGTCGTCGACCCCGACGTCGTCCGGCAGCTGCTCGCGCGTCGTCGCGACGACGGGCCTCTGTCCGCGCTCACCGCCCGGGAGCGGGAGGTCCTGTCGCTGATGGCCGAGGGGCGGACGAACGGCTCGATCGCCGAGGCGCTGTTCGTGAGTGAGGCCGCCGTCCGCAAGCATGTGGGCAGCATCTTCGCCAAGCTCGACCTGGACCCTGCGAGCGACCGGCGCGTGTCGGCCGTCCTGACCTACCTCCGCGGCACCGGCTGA
- a CDS encoding MarR family winged helix-turn-helix transcriptional regulator, whose amino-acid sequence MTEPEHDRVDPILDYVRDHDGSRDLTAKAVVLRLRRAAHYVDTVARRLAPKGTELWELEILANLVRHGGEMSVGQLQEAAQLTAGAITNRITRLEDKGAVRRVVSAADRRQILVTLTAEGEQRAQELIAGQDELERVLFADIDPELLRRLSDDLRAFLVHTDPGLRG is encoded by the coding sequence ATGACCGAGCCCGAGCACGATCGCGTCGACCCGATCCTCGACTACGTCCGAGACCACGACGGCTCGCGCGACCTCACGGCCAAGGCCGTCGTGCTGCGCCTGCGCCGCGCCGCGCACTACGTCGACACCGTCGCGAGGCGCCTGGCCCCCAAGGGCACGGAGCTGTGGGAGCTCGAGATCCTCGCCAACCTCGTACGCCACGGCGGAGAGATGTCGGTCGGTCAGCTGCAGGAGGCGGCGCAGCTCACCGCCGGCGCGATCACCAACCGCATCACCCGGCTCGAGGACAAGGGTGCTGTCCGCAGGGTCGTCTCGGCGGCGGACCGTCGCCAGATCCTCGTGACGCTGACTGCCGAGGGCGAGCAGCGTGCCCAGGAGCTCATCGCCGGGCAGGACGAGCTGGAGCGCGTGCTCTTCGCCGACATCGATCCCGAGCTGCTCCGCCGGCTGAGCGACGACCTGCGGGCCTTCCTCGTCCACACCGATCCCGGCCTGCGGGGCTGA
- a CDS encoding FtsX-like permease family protein → MLSLSRQVVRSSWTLYVGAFVALALGVALIGLATELTAAAGTAYDALGAGEDAAREQLDGLLSMLGFMAGISGFMAIFVVASTFSFVVSARRRELALLRLVGATPRQVRRMIRAEALVVALFAACAGVVVGHLLTGPTLWFLAQRGLAPEGMSTPSPWWAVSIALPTGVLVALLGARAAARRASRVPAVDALRESAVERRRIGFWRAVTGVACVAGSVAMLVGTGTLDSELVILFAIFAPQLIVIALVCFGQLVIPPVARLVGRLGPRGDVALRLARDNVSAQSRRTASLAAPILAISAIAGSLLLTMSFSVDWVRALTTERLQAPVVVQTDGNPDAMDALERSRVVGTLDAGVPVVVKARMHGETVRETAEGIDPSAAAAARGTRARTGSLDDLSGQTVALSQQYARDYGQRVGDRVAFTFPDGTTARLTTVAVVDDAPELQADVLVPRALALRHAPEGVPEHAFVLPASGVPASETLRVLDTELAASGADVSTAGSWIDQRDAEQRHMNQIAILVLLGPAGVYSAIAIANTLLMGSLQRRHEFVTTRLIGATTRQVRRMVLWESALVSAAALLLGALTMAGIGALMHASLSERLPDMAATVPWGSLLVIGAACAVTAIGAALAPTRFMLRRTSPSEATVE, encoded by the coding sequence ATGCTGTCGCTCAGCAGGCAGGTCGTCCGGAGCAGCTGGACGCTGTATGTCGGCGCGTTCGTCGCGCTCGCGCTGGGGGTGGCGCTCATCGGGCTCGCCACCGAGCTGACCGCAGCGGCAGGCACGGCGTACGACGCCCTGGGCGCTGGCGAGGACGCCGCGCGCGAGCAGCTCGACGGTCTCCTGTCGATGCTCGGCTTCATGGCGGGGATCTCCGGGTTCATGGCCATCTTCGTCGTCGCGAGCACGTTCTCGTTCGTCGTCTCGGCCCGCCGCCGCGAGCTCGCCCTCCTCCGGCTTGTCGGCGCCACACCCCGGCAGGTACGGCGGATGATCCGGGCGGAGGCTCTCGTGGTGGCGCTCTTCGCCGCCTGTGCAGGCGTCGTGGTCGGCCACCTGCTGACGGGTCCGACGCTGTGGTTCCTCGCGCAGCGCGGGCTCGCACCGGAGGGGATGTCGACGCCCTCGCCGTGGTGGGCGGTGTCGATCGCGCTGCCGACGGGGGTGCTGGTGGCCTTGCTGGGTGCACGCGCGGCCGCACGACGAGCGTCGCGTGTCCCCGCCGTCGACGCCCTTCGCGAGTCGGCCGTCGAGCGCCGCCGGATCGGGTTCTGGCGTGCCGTCACCGGGGTGGCCTGCGTGGCGGGCTCTGTCGCGATGCTCGTCGGCACAGGCACGCTCGACAGCGAGCTCGTCATCCTCTTCGCCATCTTCGCGCCGCAGCTGATCGTCATCGCCCTGGTGTGCTTCGGCCAGCTCGTCATCCCCCCGGTCGCGCGCCTCGTCGGACGGCTCGGGCCCCGCGGGGACGTGGCGCTGCGACTCGCTCGCGACAACGTGTCCGCGCAGTCGCGGCGTACGGCCTCGCTCGCGGCGCCGATCCTCGCAATCTCCGCGATCGCCGGCTCGCTGCTGCTCACGATGAGCTTCTCCGTCGACTGGGTGCGCGCGCTCACGACCGAGCGGCTCCAGGCACCGGTCGTCGTCCAGACCGACGGCAACCCCGACGCGATGGACGCCCTCGAGCGGTCGCGCGTCGTCGGCACGCTCGACGCGGGTGTCCCCGTGGTGGTCAAAGCCCGCATGCACGGCGAGACCGTACGGGAGACCGCCGAGGGCATCGACCCGTCGGCGGCTGCCGCGGCCCGCGGGACACGTGCGCGTACGGGCTCGCTCGACGACCTGTCGGGGCAGACTGTCGCGTTGTCGCAGCAGTACGCCCGCGACTACGGCCAGCGCGTCGGCGACCGGGTGGCGTTCACCTTTCCCGACGGCACGACGGCGCGGCTGACGACCGTCGCCGTGGTCGACGACGCCCCGGAGCTCCAGGCGGACGTCCTGGTGCCGCGGGCGCTCGCGCTCAGACACGCACCCGAGGGCGTCCCGGAGCACGCTTTCGTCCTCCCCGCGTCGGGGGTGCCGGCGAGCGAGACCCTCCGCGTCCTTGACACCGAGCTCGCGGCGAGCGGGGCCGACGTGTCCACCGCCGGCTCGTGGATCGACCAGCGCGATGCGGAGCAGCGGCACATGAACCAGATCGCGATCCTGGTCCTCCTCGGACCCGCGGGGGTCTACTCGGCGATCGCGATCGCCAACACGCTGCTGATGGGCAGCCTCCAGCGTCGGCACGAGTTCGTGACGACGCGCCTGATCGGCGCCACGACCCGGCAGGTACGTCGCATGGTGCTGTGGGAGTCCGCGCTCGTCTCGGCGGCCGCACTGCTCCTCGGCGCGCTCACTATGGCAGGGATCGGCGCGCTGATGCACGCCTCCCTGTCAGAGCGGCTCCCCGACATGGCGGCGACCGTCCCCTGGGGAAGCCTTCTCGTGATCGGCGCCGCCTGCGCCGTGACCGCCATCGGTGCAGCGCTCGCCCCGACCCGGTTCATGCTCCGCCGTACGAGCCCGTCGGAGGCCACGGTCGAGTGA
- a CDS encoding SgcJ/EcaC family oxidoreductase has product MDHESDIRTLVTRWIDAVDRGTDLDAVLADHTDDVVMYDVPPPYEGNRGMQAYRDSWPAFLAWQRGDGQFALESLEITAGDDVAFAHGLVVCRSTGAHDEHPDQRLRLTLGLRRVEGRWRIAHEHHSFADDRDRRDRAGEADIAAVLRRWHDDTAAKNLDGLMADIARDVASYEYEEPHVLPDVDAVRENCRRGLEATQEKVDFTVVDPEIVVRDDVAVAWGLDRVEVPQAEGDSVTTWSRGTRVFRRRDGKWLLVHQHLSYPLTTGTDRARVDLPPPTVAAIG; this is encoded by the coding sequence ATGGACCACGAATCCGACATCCGCACCCTGGTGACCCGCTGGATCGACGCCGTCGACCGTGGGACCGACCTCGACGCCGTGCTCGCCGACCACACCGACGACGTCGTGATGTACGACGTCCCTCCGCCGTACGAGGGCAACCGCGGCATGCAGGCGTACCGCGACTCGTGGCCTGCGTTCCTCGCCTGGCAGCGCGGCGACGGACAGTTCGCCCTCGAGTCCCTGGAGATCACGGCGGGAGACGACGTCGCGTTCGCGCACGGGCTCGTCGTCTGCCGCTCGACGGGGGCCCACGACGAGCACCCCGACCAGCGGCTGCGCCTCACCCTCGGCCTGCGCCGGGTCGAGGGACGGTGGCGCATCGCGCACGAGCACCACTCGTTCGCCGACGACCGTGACCGGCGCGACCGCGCCGGCGAGGCTGACATCGCGGCGGTGCTGCGACGCTGGCACGACGACACCGCCGCCAAGAACCTCGACGGCCTGATGGCCGACATCGCGAGGGACGTGGCGTCGTACGAGTACGAGGAGCCGCACGTGCTCCCCGACGTCGACGCCGTCCGTGAGAACTGCCGTCGGGGGCTGGAGGCGACGCAGGAGAAGGTCGACTTCACGGTGGTCGACCCCGAGATCGTCGTCCGCGACGACGTCGCCGTGGCGTGGGGGCTCGACCGCGTCGAGGTCCCGCAGGCGGAGGGGGACAGCGTCACGACCTGGTCGCGCGGGACACGCGTCTTCCGGCGGCGAGACGGGAAGTGGCTGCTGGTCCACCAGCACCTCTCGTACCCGCTCACCACCGGCACCGACCGGGCTCGGGTGGACCTCCCACCTCCCACGGTGGCGGCGATCGGCTGA
- a CDS encoding sensor histidine kinase, producing the protein MSRSGTVWSSLTGNPARFLFSAWPWRSLAYLASSALVGVLVLAVFLVVVAVGVVTSILVIGVFVLATIPALGVAVGAIERRRLRLMQSPGEPALLSPHPDLTGLTLLARLRQVRKEPGSWRELGYAILLAVVLWIVDAVLVSFVATFVGGLALSPLGAAYDQVMVFGWTFDSTVEALPFALVATPIALVISAYLLTAAAAGQAALARLLLSPTEERLAAHVAELRRSRINLVDAFETERRRIERDLHDGVQQRLVALTMTLGRAEMDVPPGEGLDLVKQAHHEAEEALADLRSAVRGIHPRVLVDHGIAAAVREVADRTPIPVSVEISLDVRLPPPIEAAAYFVASEGLTNVVKHADARSGAVVAWVRDDRLVLTVTDDGVGGATVEPGSGLAGLVTRLDALGGTLEVSSPVGGPTRLRMECPCQIEP; encoded by the coding sequence GTGAGTCGCTCGGGCACGGTCTGGTCGTCGCTGACGGGGAACCCCGCGCGGTTCCTCTTCTCGGCGTGGCCATGGCGCTCGCTCGCCTACCTGGCGTCGTCGGCGCTCGTCGGCGTCCTGGTCCTCGCCGTGTTCCTCGTCGTCGTCGCCGTCGGCGTCGTGACCAGCATCCTCGTCATCGGAGTGTTCGTGCTCGCCACGATCCCTGCGCTCGGTGTCGCGGTGGGGGCGATCGAGAGGCGTCGCCTGCGACTCATGCAGTCGCCGGGGGAGCCCGCCCTGCTCAGCCCTCACCCCGACCTCACGGGGCTCACGCTGCTCGCGCGCCTGCGACAGGTCCGCAAGGAGCCGGGGTCGTGGCGCGAGCTCGGCTACGCGATCCTCCTCGCCGTCGTCCTGTGGATCGTCGACGCGGTGCTCGTCTCGTTCGTCGCCACCTTCGTCGGCGGACTCGCCCTGTCGCCGTTGGGTGCTGCGTACGACCAGGTCATGGTGTTCGGGTGGACCTTCGACAGCACGGTGGAGGCGCTGCCGTTCGCGCTCGTGGCCACGCCGATCGCCCTCGTCATCAGCGCGTACCTCCTCACCGCGGCAGCAGCCGGCCAGGCCGCGCTCGCCCGCCTCCTTCTCAGCCCCACGGAGGAGAGGCTGGCGGCGCACGTCGCCGAGCTGCGCCGCTCGCGGATCAACCTCGTCGACGCCTTCGAGACCGAGCGGCGCCGCATCGAGCGCGACCTGCACGACGGGGTGCAGCAGCGTCTCGTGGCGCTGACGATGACCCTGGGTCGGGCCGAGATGGACGTCCCTCCAGGGGAGGGGCTCGACCTCGTGAAGCAGGCGCACCACGAAGCGGAGGAGGCGCTGGCCGATCTGCGCAGCGCGGTCCGTGGCATCCACCCGCGGGTGCTGGTCGACCACGGGATCGCCGCGGCCGTCCGTGAGGTGGCGGACCGTACGCCGATCCCCGTGTCGGTCGAGATCAGCCTGGATGTACGCCTGCCCCCGCCGATCGAGGCCGCGGCCTACTTCGTCGCGAGCGAGGGCCTCACCAACGTGGTCAAGCACGCCGACGCCCGCAGCGGTGCGGTGGTCGCGTGGGTCCGTGACGACCGGCTCGTCCTGACGGTCACCGACGACGGCGTCGGCGGAGCCACGGTCGAGCCGGGGAGCGGGCTCGCAGGTCTCGTGACTCGGCTCGATGCGCTCGGTGGCACCCTGGAGGTGTCGAGTCCCGTCGGAGGACCGACCCGGCTGCGGATGGAGTGCCCGTGCCAGATCGAGCCCTGA